From a single Silene latifolia isolate original U9 population chromosome 6, ASM4854445v1, whole genome shotgun sequence genomic region:
- the LOC141587636 gene encoding F-box/kelch-repeat protein At3g23880-like, whose amino-acid sequence MKNLTTSSKLPRISESNYVPPEIWTHILSKLPARTLIKFRCVCKSWRSDIDNPVFAHMHYQNSGNNKLLVTLKDLGDAENEQYKECFLTIRDAQTLQKNLIIFIKYDLYTLRLIGSCNGLILVERYAPQGYHKEFRLKNPCIHKTLILPACPLSSSLLGRSWYLFGFARDSKDYKVVVFGLDDGQGEDYAKMYFAVYTLRCRNGSSK is encoded by the coding sequence ATGAAGAATCTCACAACTTCATCGAAATTACCCCGTATTTCAGAATCCAATTACGTACCACCCGAAATTTGGACCCATATTTTGTCAAAATTACCAGCAAGAACTCTAATAAAATTTAGGTGCGTATGTAAATCTTGGCGCTCTGATATTGATAACCCTGTTTTTGCTCATATGCATTATCAAAATTCTGGGAATAATAAATTATTGGTAACGCTCAAGGATTTGGGAGACGCTGAGAATGAACAGTATAAAGAATGTTTTTTGACAATTCGTGATGCTCAAACTCTTCAAAAGAATTTGATTATTTTTATTAAATATGATTTGTACACGCTTCGTCTTATAGGCAGCTGTAATGGGTTGATATTAGTTGAACGATATGCTCCTCAGGGTTACCATAAGGAATTTAGATTGAAGAACCCTTGTATTCACAAAACATTGATACTTCCTGCTTGTCCGCTTTCTTCTTCTTTGCTCGGCCGTAGTTGGTATTTGTTCGGGTTTGCCCGTGATAGTAAGGATTATAAAGTGGTTGTGTTTGGATTAGATGATGGTCAGGGCGAAGACTATGCAAAAATGTATTTTGCAGTTTATACGCTTCGATGTCGCAATGGATCATCGAAATGA